The DNA window GCAATGAAGAACACAAAGGCTTGGGCAAGAACCTCCTCCATGGTTAATCCCTTGACCACATCGCCATTTTCGAGTGTCAGTtccttttgatttttcatttcaataagCATGTCCATGAAGTCATTGCGCTTGATGTGCTCCTTTTCTCGCACCGCCACAGTTTCGGTGACAATTCGGCGATAGAATTGCTGAATATGCGGTGCAGTTCGAACCATACCCAATTTCCTGGCCAAGTTGGGATAGCTGCGCATGAAGCCGTTCAATAGAGTACCATGTCTCTTGTCCACCAATGCCCTCTTTCCAAAGTACAGAAACTCGGCCTTTTCATCTCGCAGACTGTTGCACTTGATGCCAAAGGCGCAGGTTCCGATCACATCCACCGTAAACCTGGCCAACAGGTCACGTATCTCCAGAACTGGGCTTTTTGGCACTTTCTCGTGCATCACGGCCATAAATTCATTGGCCACGGACACTACGGTCGGATACATTAACTTCATTTTACCGGATGTGAAGGTCGAGGATAGTTTGTTCCTTAGCAAACGCCACTGGGCACCGTCCAGATTGAAGAGATGCGCAGAAATGGGATCATCTTTTTCGTTGTAGAATATACCCTTGTTCGAGAAATTCGAGAAGTCTTTAATAAGTATTTGCTTGGCCAGGTCAAGATCTATCACAAATGCCGTGGGATtctggaaaaagaaaaatccgACAAATGGTGCCTTGCTTTCCCTGAATTTGTTGTAGTGATCTTGGAGTATCTCGTGGAAGTTTTTCGTCCTTTGCAGTTCCTGCATGTTTCCCCTGACGAGATGCGGGGCCACAAAGGGAATCCCTCGACGCTTAAAATACGTTAGTTTGCGGTGGAGATAGTAGGTGAAGGTCGCCAGTAGGGCGATCGCCACTTGGAAGAGGATGTAAGTCAACGCCATACTAGGGCGGCTGCTATTCGAATACGACTGGTTCGGGAAACGCTAGACAAACTGCTTTTAAATGCTGAAACTTACTTACTTTGCATGACAATGCATTCTCAGTCTCCAGAAAGGGAGAGTTAATCAggttttgtttacttttttgcCAACCACTGTGAGATGGTAACTAACGTACGGTATGATCAGCCTGAAAAGATTAGGAGACAAACCAACGTAGACATCGTGATCATTGTTTTGTAAACAAACTAAGCAAAAAAGTGTTTGTTTAGTTTGGCAGtaattttttcttatataCTGGTCAAAAATCGAGAGTTAGTGCTCTACAGTGACGCACTGTGACTTATCACAAGGTCTGGGGTTTAGGGTATCCCCTTATCAGTAAACATTTGCAAGTCTGCTTACTCACGGTTACTTTCTGCGATCTTTATATTCACGACAATTGCATACGTATATGGGTTAAGCCAAACAGTTCCAAGaactacttttacttttcatttgatttcccATTGATAACGATACTAACCTAGCACAACAaaatatctacatatatgtCTTTTTATAAACTTTGTTTCATACAAAATATGATTAAATCCTAAAGCTACTTAGGAATTTTTGCAGATGACCATACTAAATGtcattaaataaatgccatTAAATACTTGACCTAAAACAAAATGGCATCCTATGAGTGTAACAAACTACCTTAGGCAGTTTCTACTGTATTTCCACAAGCCCTCGATAATTAATCTCTGCCCCCTTGAGTCACAAATCCAGTGGCTTTTTCGTTAGTTGGGGTCCGTGTTCTACCGACAGCATGATATGGTATTATATGATATGGGTATTACTATTGCTGATATTTGACGGATCTGGCAACGATATCATTTACCTTTTCCGTCATATTTGTTTGACATTTGATTAGATTTCAAGTGCGGATggaagcaacaacaacaagtaaTTGAAACAGGCAgcttttcgatttgtttttttatttattttggctcTATTCCAGCTTTGTGGTTGAGCTTTTCTTTTgtacatttgtttttcttttttccacgccATTTAAAGGGTAATTGGGCGTAAAATGTATcaatgaaaaatacatttacaaatgAGAAATAAATCTATTTTGCATATTATCAGCAAACAGCTTACTGTTGGACAAAAGGTAACAGTGGACATCATATGTTCATACAAAATTCCCCAAAATTATACAGCCCCAACAAAAGGGTGTACTAAAAAATTCGGTTAAAATTGATAACAAACGAAAATGAACCCAAAGCGTATAGATAAGGGTATTGGACCAGCCAAAGTGACTGCGGTAATATCCTACAAAGTGCAAACTTAGTTGGTAATTAAGTACAGGTAACTTACAGTTGGTAAATAAAAGAAAgtaatcaatttatttatgttgcaTTTGATGCATCTGTGatcagtttcagttttcaacGATTGTAGCATTGCGATCCACTCTTTTGTTTATTCAGATATCCAAAGTCGCATGAACGTTGCTGCCACCAACATTGAACATAAAGTAACAATAATCGTGTGTCCGTCTGGCCTCAGTGAGACGCCCACCTGCTTCGGCGTAGCTTCAGTGTAGCGCACTCGAAAAGCGgcaaagaaacaaattaaaagctCGCACCTGGAGTGGGGAGCGAGTATCGTAAATAGTTACTTTTCTCCGCAGCACTCTCAGTCGGATCGTGCGCCTCGCTAATGAACGTTACCCCATCGAGAACGTGAGTCGAGAACGAAAGTCGAGAGTCGAGAACGCTCCAGGGCTCCTGAGCGATGCATTAGATCATAGTTGGTGACTCTAGCCGACGTCCGAGAGCGGGATCGCGATACAGCCGGCAGTGAGAGTGAGTGGGTGGCAAGATAGTGGGGCGGGCAGGAAGTGAAACGAATAGTAACCCCCCTCCCTATCCAACCAAACCCCACCAAACCCCCaccaaacagaaaaacaaatcaGTGGTTCCGATTCGCAGACGTGTTGTGTGTGCATGTGATTCAGAGCAAACAAAGCGTACGAAATGCAAAACATGTGGATCATTTTCCTGATCATCGGATTGCTGGTGCTCGGGCTGCTGGTTCTGCTAATTATAGCGGCGCGGTATCAGCGAGATTATTGGCGCTATCTGGACATTCCACACGAGAGACCCAAAAAGCTATGGCCTATCATTAGGCAAATAATGACACAGACATTGAGTACGGAGGCCATGAAGGCGGACCATTACTCGGCCATATACAAGAAGTTCAAGGGAAGCGGTCCCTTCTGCGGATTCTACGCTCTGCTGCAGCCACGAGCATTGATCCTCGATCGTGAGCTGATCAGGCAGATAATGATCAAGGACTTCTGGAACTTCAATGATCGCGGATTGTACTGCAATCAGAAGTCGGATCCCTTGTCGGGGGATCTGTATGCTTTGCGGGGTCAGAGCTGGAAGGAGATGCGCCAGAAACTGGACCCCAGTCTCGAAGGCGATCGCATGTCCTTGCTGTACGACTGCCTCTTCGAGGAGGCGGAACAGCTCCTCCTAACCGTCAGCAGCACCCTGATGAGTCAGCCCCATTCCGCCGTCCACATACAGAAGATCATGCGGCGCTATGTGCTCTCTTCCCTGGCCAAATGCGTTTTTGGCTTGAATGCCGAACAGAGGAAAACGTTTCCGCTGGAGGACTTTGAGCAGATGACCGAGCTGGCCTTGAATAGCCACAAACATGGCTACCTAATGAACCTGATGATGATACGGTTCCCCAACTTTTGTCGAATGCTGCGCATGCGTCGTACGCCCAAACAGGCGCAGGAGTATTTTATCAAACTCCTCACGAGCATTGTGGAGCAGCGAGAGACGTCCGGAAAGCGCCAGAAGGACTACTTACAGCAGTTGATCGATGTGAAGGCATTGGAGTTCATCACCCATCAGTATGAATCGGATAAGGAACTGGCAGCCCATCTGCAGAATGAGTTGGCCGCCCATGCAGTTGTCTTTCTGAAGGCGGGCTACGAGCAGACGGCCAACACTCTATCCTATGTACTCTATGAACTCGCATTGCGTCCAGAGTTGCAAGTCCGCGTGAGGGAGGAGGTCAAGAAGGCCATCGAGCGGCATGAGGGTCACATAACCCACGAGGGCATCAAGTCGCTGGCCTTCATGGGTCAGGTGATCAACGAAACACTGCGAATGCATCCCATAACACCATACATCCTGCGACGCACCTTGAACGACTATGTGGTTCCGGACCATCCCAAGTACATGCTGGTCAAGGAGCTGTTCCTCATCATTCCCACGCATGCCATCCATCACGATCCGGACATCTACCCGGATCCGGAAGAGTTCAAGCCGGAACGCTGGAGCGGACCACGGGAttcgctgcagcagcagggcACCTGGTTTGGATTCGGCGTGGGTGCACGCAGCTGCATTGGAATACAATTCGCACAGCTGCAACTGCGATTGGCCTTGGCTCTTCTCCTTTCCGAGTACGAGTTCTCCTTGAATACCAGGAAGCCACTGATCAACCTGGAGGATGGTATAGCACTAACGCTGATGCCATTGGGAGTTATAGAACCCGGAAACGAGGAGAGGGCGGTCTAAGTTCGTAGCTTGAGAGTGCAAGATCACTGACATTAGCTTTATCTCAGGGATAGAAAAAATAGGTTcgcattaaatatataaatctaaaATGTAAACCTTCTAGATTTTATGTGGCATCTTTGGaaatcttttaatttaattttgatgttTCCGCCTTATGCTTTATATGGAAAAAGTAATTAAAGCAACTCACTGTGTGCAAAAAAGTCGAAACAAAGAGATTTAGCTTATGTCAGTGTCTAAATCTCAATCTTTTGCCTAATGACGAAGAATTTACTCTATGAACAAAGTCTAGAAAGCAATATAAAACTCAGCATAGTAACTAACCAAAACAATATTAAACTGAAGGTCATGAGGCCCAATGGCACAGTCAGCATAGAATAGTTAATCTTAAACACTGGcttttatttaagaatttatttatttgagaaaacattttcttttaaattagCTTGTTTAATGCTTGTTTCTATTAAATACACCCGGTTCTCCTAAAGATGAACCCTTTGATTTGTTAAAACATTTGTCAATTTGATTCACGGTTTGTTATTTGTTGGGTTAGTATATATCGTTTTTTGCATTGTCGGTTGCTTGATATGGTTGATTGGTTTGTCGGCTACTTCAAGATCGGTAGCTCAGGCCTGTGCAGTACTTAATTGCATTAGTTGATCGATTTGTGTCTCAGATTTGTTACGCAGAGCTTGCTGCTTTCGTCGTTGAATCAAGATCGAATTAGAGTTACACTACAAATTAGCAATAAAATTagatttacaaataaataaaacgtacGACAAACGAATTTTAgttatacaatatacatatgaaAGTGTAAGCTGCCCTTGTGCCTTTCCTCAGTATCTCGCTATGGAATGTATTCTGAGCAGCTCTACGAAATGCTAATTAAAATCTTAATCACTAGCTGTTTGTTCGTCGATTTGGCCGCTAATACGAAATGGCTTTACTGCGATGGCTGGCGCTTGTGGCGCGGTGGCGAAATCAGGGAGCTCCTTGTGGCATCTCCGCGGTTTGGCAGCTTGCTCCGCAGCATCTGCTCGTGGACGTAGATGAGCAGTCCCACGTCCCGGTGGCCAGCCTGCCAGGCGATCTTGAAGGCCGTGCTGCCATCCTGGGCgagaaaaaaatcattaaaaccCTCgtctatgtatatatacactaAGAGGAGTTTTCAGGCACACTCACCACATCGGTGACCAGTGAATCGCACTCCGGATGCGACAGAAGGTGCTTGATCACATCCACGCGTCCGTGCTCGGCGGCGCACATCAGAGCCGTGCTGCCGTCCTCGTCCTGGATATTGATATCCGCCCCGGCGTCCAGGAGCATATTGACCATGTCCCCATTACCATGCGACACAGCGAGCATCAAAGCGGTCTGGCAGTGCTGTGGATTGGTGGATGGAGACAGGATGGGAGCGGTTAGTAGGGGAGTAGTTGGGGGTCAGCTCAAACTGGGCTCGGGATCAGTGGGCGTTGGGGCCCCTTACCTACCTTCTTGGCCCGTATGTTGACATCGGCCATCTTGAACAGTCGCTCGACGACTGTTCGATGGGCTGGCTGCTTCAGCTTGGCCAACGATACGAGCATCACCGACGTGTATCCGGCGTTATTCATTTGGTTTACATCGCAAACCTTAGAATCCAGCAGTATGGATACCACATCGAAGTTGCCGTGCGAGACTGCATAGTGCATGGCTGTGTTGCCCTGAAATGAGATTTATCTTTAGTAACCACTCACACAATTACTTAAAAGGTGATTGAAGCTCACATTACTGTCGGATAGATTGACACAATACTCCAGCAGTGGGATCGACAGCGATTCAAAGTAATCCAGATAATCCTCCACCTGATGGGGATCGGATTTGCCAGTGCTGGAGTTATTGAACCAGTGATCCTGGATGGTCGTCTTGGCCGACTTGAGGCTCTGCGAGGATATGGGCTTGGCGCCCAACTTCTTCAGCAGCGAGTCGTTTATGATCTTGAGGGCGTCTTTGAGGCTCTTGGACAACTCGGTTCTAAAGGAGATAATTACCATTCAAATTATTGATActgattttttaaatttccttaaataaataagttaatcCCAGCCTTTGAGCATTCCACTTTAtattagaaaaaaatataaatatgtatttccaTTAACTTACTTTTTTCGGGGCTCCGATTCCGCCTGGGCCAACTGGTGGAGCTGGGCTTTGGTGGCCGGCTGCTCGATCACGGTCACCTGGGAGCCCTCGCTCTGACTAGATTTGAGTGGAGTGCTGGACTTCTTGCGTGCTCCCTGGGCAATCTGAACGTCGATGGGCGGACTGGAATCACTGGAGGAGCTCATCACAGGCTCCTGTTCCGGTGAATCGGACTTGGTAGTGCCCGAGGAGGTCATCAGCGGGGCTGGAGAGGCGTCGCGCGACCAACTGATGCTAACCCGCTTCTCCTCCCGGACTATCAACTCATCCTCGCCCAATAGACTCAGATCCAACGAATCCTTCTGCGGTTGACGGATGAAGCTTTGGGACTCGGGCAGTGGCTCCGATGCCTGGAAACTGGACACAGTCGGTGGCTTCTCCTGCAGGGAGCTGAAGGGGAATAACCTTGATAAGTACGGCAGTTTGGTGGTGTCGGAAAGACAAATCCTAAACCCACGTTACAAGCAGAGCCGAGCATCCGCTGACCAGCAGCGGATAGCACGTGAAACTGCTCAGGCTGGAGAACATTGGCAGCACCATgcgaaaaaccaaaatccaaacataaagcaaaaataaacGGCTCAGCAATTGGGCGAAAGCAAACACCAAAACTCAACTGAAGGTCAAGCCATTTCGATTTCGGGCTCTGACTTTTGTGACCCCAATGCGCAAGAGCTAACATCTGGTTGGGGTCTTGGCTAAAAGCTCAGGGTGAAACTTGGCTAGCACAGTGGGTCAAAGTTAAAGTAACAACTCTTTTATAAAATTTGAcaagttattattattattaattaagcATGTcgttgtaaataaattaaatgtgcgaagaaaaccaataaaataaattataaggattttaaaaataattcattcaAAGGTACTTCATGCTTATCAAGATCAGgatattatataaaaaagtgGGAGACTCACCTCAATCGCGCCTTTCTTTCCACTTGTGGACTGGGCGTTGGCGAGGGCGTGGCCAGCGTGTAGGTGTTCTGCCGCATGAACTCTTTGCGCACCGGACTGGGACTGGTGAGGTGCTTGGGTCGCGGAATTCGCGAGTCCGCCGACGTGGAACGTCGCGATGCTCCTCCCGTCCTGGTGGCCGTGGGACTGGTCTTCGAGAAACCCCTGGCCAGATCCTGGATGGCCTCCTTGCAGGAATCACAGTAGTTGGCTGCACAGGCAATGGAGATGTGCGGCTTGACAATGTCGCCACAGCCCACGTCCCTCTTGCGCACCTCCTCCGTGTTGCAGGCGGAGTGGCTTGTTCGAACTTTAGCCGCCTCCGGTTCCTCCACCTTATCCGTATTGCTGGCTGTGTGGCGGGTtgatgggcgtggcaccgaCTCCGACACCTGTTCCGCCTTCGTCTGACTCCGAGTCAGTCGCTGCAGTCCCTTGGTATCAGTCTGTCGGGATACCTGCTCCGTTGCACACTGGACGCCGgagtgctgttgctgcggatTTATCTGGGCCCCAGTGGAACGAACTGCAGCCGTGGTGGTTTGACTTCCAGAACTGAGAACCAGGGTAACTGGCGTCTGGCACCCAATTGTCTTACGCACCACGGATACGCTCTCATTCTCGCCCAAACTGAAAGTATTGCTGCGTCCGGGCATTTGAGGAGCGGGTTTCAACTTCTCCGCCGGAGTTTCCGGACCGCAGGCCACGCTTCTCTTGCTGACGGCACACTTTTCGCACAGTACATCATCCAGGCGATCATCAGAGCTGCCCACATGACGCACATCCGGCTTGCAACTGGTAAAGTTCTCCCTGGTAGCAGGTTTCGCGGTGACGCCCACATTGTACTTGAGTTTGGGTCGTTCCGGTGTGGTCTGCACTCCACTGTCCTTTTGGTCCCTCTGGGGCACATACATCTGGGTGCCCACAGAGATGAGCTTCCTCAGCTGTTGCTTATGTGCATTGGTCAGTGCCTGCTCCACTTTCTTGTCCAGCTCCTCCTTGGAGTAGACGGTTTCCGACGGCTGAACTCCGACATTTCGCGTGGTGGGCTGGTTGCCAACGGACACATCTCGTGTGGCTGGTGGTCGCACCACCGCCTGGGTGGACACATCCCTGCGGACAACGCTTGGAGATGGCGATGCCGAGTTGGAACTGCTGCGCATGCGTGCTCCTAGGCTCTCCAGCGACACTGGACTGATCCTCTGCGGAGTGAACTGCACGGGTGAGGCGGTCTTGAGTCCCGGACTTGGCGGCGATGGCGTCTGCCGTTGACTTCGCATCAACTCCTCGTTCCTGCGCAGCAACTTCTGTTTTTCCGAGCGAAGAGCATTGAGTTCCAGCTAAAAGGCAAAAGggtatttgtttaataatacTAATTTATAATGAAGATAGCAACTTTCTTACCTCCATATCGGGGATGGCTTTCACCTGCTCCTCCAGATCCTTAAGACGCTTCAGGCTCAGGGCCATCTGTTCGCGTATCTGGAATAGAGCTTGTGCATCCGCCGTGGTCTGTCCGGTTTCCGAGATGACTGGCGACTGCAGGGAGCTGGTGCTTGTGGAGCCATTCTCCTGCGGTCGATCCTCCTTGAAGGTGGGTTTTCCCGTGGGCGTAGTGGCCAACAGGTGGTGGCGCCTTgggggcggcggtggtggagtTCCTGGAGACTTTGCGCTCTCTAGCTGCTCCACCGGCGACTTGGCATTGGCCGCCACCGTGGCCTGCACGTAGCTCTCATATTGGACCTCCGCCGGACTTGGCCGCTGTCGCAGGGGAAGGGTGTTGGATCGCAGAAAGGGGCGTGGCGTGCCCGTGGGCGATTGGTTTCCCCCAATGCAGGAATctagaaataattaaatatggCATGGTTAGCTTAAGATTGGCTCTGGTGGAATTTCTCGTTACTTGGTCTTCTACTCTCCCTCCTGAGTACAATCCTAATTTGTAAACTTGCCATGAGCTCTTGCCGCTGGCGACTGGACTATGTAGCCCGATAAATAATTTAGCAAAAAGCTTCTACGTCCAAAGATAAAACGCTTGCTTTTCAGAtctaattttaataattgtgCCAAAGTTCGTATAATGTGCAAGCAACAAGTGTATGTGTAACTAAACATATacttaataaaaacaaaataaaaagcgaaattCACCAAATCCGCCCCTtttgcgtgtgtgcgtgagcgAAAATTCGTCCCAAGATAAGAAGCTCGGGCTATTATTCAAtattagtttttgtttatcgCCCTGGCATACACACGTGTGTATATACTCTTTATTACCTCTTATATACATAATAGGCAAGGTTGTTGGCGTATTTTACTTGACATACTCCACTCATGCAGTCTGGTTTATGAGAGCAAATAGAGAAATTTATGGCCAGCTGAAGCGTCTATTTTAATCCCTAAATTTTTACAATATTCCTCATACGCACTGTGCACCCTGCCAGCAACAATGTGTCACTCATCTTGCCAAGAATATTGTGCTGCTATCTATTTTTCCGCCCACTGTGCTGCTATTACTTAATACTCTGTGCAACGAACTTTTCGGCAATGGCAAACAGAAGGAAAATTTCTTTACACTTTGAGAAATTGGAGAGGGGAACTTAAATGGGTTAGTCCAAACAACTTTCTGTTACAATCTAATGTGTTTCATATCATTTTGGTGATattatgatatgatatgatattaATTTTTCTGAAACTATTATAGTGTGTTAATACTCGTATTTTtcagtgtttgttttttcttagCGGTGCCAAATTGGCTGAGCGTCTTTAGTCAAGGCGAAATGTAGGGGATGTGGCGGGCGGTGGAGGGGGGCTTATGAGGGGCGCGTGACGCTGGGTAGCATTGACCGGGCCATAATTAATCAGTTTTTATGGCCCAACTAATTAGCAAGGAACGAAGTTCAAAACGGTAAAGAGTTCGCCCCAAATGAGTGTCTCCCTGAGTGTTAATAGACCTACAGTCGCTCCACCAGCTCTTCTGTGAGTTTGGCTTGCTGTCCGGCTTTAACTTGATGCTCCTCTTGGCCAAACGTTTCCGTCTTAGCGGAATGGCATCCTCTGATGTCGAAAACATTTCTCCGCCTCTGTTTTGTTTTAGCCGGTTA is part of the Drosophila yakuba strain Tai18E2 chromosome 2R, Prin_Dyak_Tai18E2_2.1, whole genome shotgun sequence genome and encodes:
- the LOC6530463 gene encoding cytochrome P450 6a8, which gives rise to MALTYILFQVAIALLATFTYYLHRKLTYFKRRGIPFVAPHLVRGNMQELQRTKNFHEILQDHYNKFRESKAPFVGFFFFQNPTAFVIDLDLAKQILIKDFSNFSNKGIFYNEKDDPISAHLFNLDGAQWRLLRNKLSSTFTSGKMKLMYPTVVSVANEFMAVMHEKVPKSPVLEIRDLLARFTVDVIGTCAFGIKCNSLRDEKAEFLYFGKRALVDKRHGTLLNGFMRSYPNLARKLGMVRTAPHIQQFYRRIVTETVAVREKEHIKRNDFMDMLIEMKNQKELTLENGDVVKGLTMEEVLAQAFVFFIAGFETSSSTMGFALYEMARNPHIQDKVRAEVEEVMEQHGQNFTYECTKDLKYLNQVINETLRLYTIVPHLDRMAAKRYVVPGHPEFVIEAGQSVIIPSSAIHHDPSIYPEPFEFRPERFSPEESSSRPSVAWLPFGDGPRNCIGLRFGQMQARIGLALLIKNFRFSTCSKTPDPLVYDPNSFVLGVKDGIYLKVEVV
- the LOC6530464 gene encoding probable cytochrome P450 317a1 — translated: MQNMWIIFLIIGLLVLGLLVLLIIAARYQRDYWRYLDIPHERPKKLWPIIRQIMTQTLSTEAMKADHYSAIYKKFKGSGPFCGFYALLQPRALILDRELIRQIMIKDFWNFNDRGLYCNQKSDPLSGDLYALRGQSWKEMRQKLDPSLEGDRMSLLYDCLFEEAEQLLLTVSSTLMSQPHSAVHIQKIMRRYVLSSLAKCVFGLNAEQRKTFPLEDFEQMTELALNSHKHGYLMNLMMIRFPNFCRMLRMRRTPKQAQEYFIKLLTSIVEQRETSGKRQKDYLQQLIDVKALEFITHQYESDKELAAHLQNELAAHAVVFLKAGYEQTANTLSYVLYELALRPELQVRVREEVKKAIERHEGHITHEGIKSLAFMGQVINETLRMHPITPYILRRTLNDYVVPDHPKYMLVKELFLIIPTHAIHHDPDIYPDPEEFKPERWSGPRDSLQQQGTWFGFGVGARSCIGIQFAQLQLRLALALLLSEYEFSLNTRKPLINLEDGIALTLMPLGVIEPGNEERAV